A part of Ooceraea biroi isolate clonal line C1 chromosome 10, Obir_v5.4, whole genome shotgun sequence genomic DNA contains:
- the LOC105286594 gene encoding synaptic vesicle glycoprotein 2B, which yields MSYDNKPDMIGMPEKKKVEQRDSIVIEDVPSTKIADFETAISAAGTGKFQHLLIFAIIPASWASSMDTANMSMILASAECDLGLSLFDKGILNAITYVGMVLSGFIWGYLADVKGRKKVILYGYLADGICNVLAGFSQNFETLVFFKFLSGIIVSGPHATLMAYCAEFYGAEGRAKIPILVGFSVQFGCVVNAALAWLVVPQPWSFSIWDGAFVYNSWRIFLSLCGVPTLIGVVCLCFFPESPKFLMTQDRNEEALEVFKRIFSVNTGLPKDNYPVHALGDVNSNNTNTKQYAPESQSDTKSCLKNGIQQMKPIFQKPYLSRILLLITTQFCEMLCLNTLRLWQPQLFTTIENFDNLDTNITNPTFCEIIDISTAADASKNVTLQGASGCESVVVSDSTYLDTVIVSATASVFIFFASIFVNYLQHKYLALVSYGSALLCLIALIWSTNALITLVLTCLYLGLLCKNFNVMVGATVLLFPTSLRAMAVSMEMIVGRIGSMIGNLIFPILLQYGCIAPIINLACFTLLCILFTCFLPSTRKPAE from the exons ATGTCGTACGACAACAAGCCTGACATGATCGGCATGcccgaaaagaagaaagtcgAACAACGAGATTCAA TCGTAATCGAAGATGTGCCAAGTACGAAAATCGCGGATTTCGAAACGGCGATCTCCGCCGCTGGAACCGGAAAGTTTCAGCATCTCCTCATTTTTGCGATTATCCCGGCTTCCTGGGCATCGAGTATGGACACGGCTAACATGTCGATGATACTTGCGTCAGCGGAGTGTGATTTGGGATTGTCATTGTTTGACAAAGGAATTTTGAATGCAATTACCTATGTAG GTATGGTGCTGAGTGGCTTTATATGGGGATACCTCGCTGATgttaaaggaagaaaaaaagttatcTTATATGGCTATCTGGCAGACGGTATCTGCAACGTTCTCGCAGGTTTCTCGCAAAATTTCGAGACGCTTGTCTTCTTCAAATTTCTCAGTGGAATTAt tgtAAGCGGACCACATGCCACTCTTATGGCGTATTGCGCGGAATTCTATGGAGCTGAAGGGAGAGCAAAAATTCCTATTCTTGTCGGTTTCTCCGTGCAGTTCGGATGTGTAGTTAATGCag CATTGGCTTGGCTAGTGGTTCCTCAGCCATGGTCATTTTCCATTTGGGACGGTGCTTTTGTGTACAACTCCTGGAGGATTTTCTTGTCTCTCTGTGGAGTACCAACGTTGATAGGCGTTGTTTGTCTCTGCTTCTTCCCGGAGAGTCCCAAGTTTCTGATGACACAAGATCGCAATGAAGAAGCGCTTGAGGTCTTTAAGAGAATCTTCAGCGTAAACACTGGTCTTCCCAAAGATAACTATCCT GTGCATGCCTTGGGCGATGTAAATTCAAACAATACAAATACGAAACAATATGCACCGGAATCTCAAAGCGATACAAAGTCATGCTTGAAGAATGGAATTCAGCAGATGAAGCCTATTTTCCAGAAGCCATATTTGTCACGCATTTTGTTGCTTATTACTACACAATTCTGTGAAATGCTATG TTTAAACACCCTTCGTCTTTGGCAACCGCAGCTCTTCACGACGATAGAGAACTTTGACAATCTCGATACCAATATAACAAATCCTACCTTCTGCGAGATAATAGATATTTCAACGGCTGCCGATGCAAGTAAAAATGTCACATTGCAAGGAGCGTCAGGCTGTGAGAGT GTTGTCGTGTCTGATTCGACGTATCTCGACACTGTGATTGTATCGGCGACTGCTAGCGTTTTTATCTTCTTTGCCAGCATCTTTGTCAACTATCTTCAACACAAGTATCTCGCGC TCGTCAGCTATGGAAGTGCGCTTCTGTGCCTGATAGCTTTAATCTGGTCTACAAATGCGTTAATCACTCTTGTACTTACGTGTTTGTACCTTGGATTATTGTGTAAGAACTTTAACGTCATGGTTGGCGCAACCGTTTTGCTCTTCCCCACGTCTCTGAG GGCCATGGCGGTGAGCATGGAGATGATAGTAGGAAGAATAGGATCCATGATCGGCAATCTCATCTTCCCTATCTTACTTCAATACGGCTGTATAGCACCAATTATCAATCTGGCGTGCTTCACCTTGC tGTGCATACTGTTCACGTGTTTCCTTCCGAGCACACGCAAGCCCGCGGAGTAA